Proteins encoded together in one Bacteroides zoogleoformans window:
- the cas7c gene encoding type I-C CRISPR-associated protein Cas7/Csd2 has translation MSELKNRIDFVYIFDVVDGNPNGDPDAGNLPRVDAETGQGLVTDVCLKRKVRNYVQAIKNLAEGYDIFIKEKAVLNKLIDDSYEDESVKSRDKSDAKRDAARNVMCRKYYDIRTFGAVMSTGKNAGQVRGPIQMTFARSIDSIATAEHSITRMAVATEKDSEKQNGDNRTMGRKATVPYALYACHGFISANLAKQTGFDEGDLSLFWEALKNMFDIDRSAARGLMSAQKLIVFKHSSILGNAPANQLFDLVKVEKRTDQTPRSVADYSITIDRDHVPEGVEVEEFI, from the coding sequence ATGAGTGAATTAAAGAACAGAATCGATTTCGTCTACATCTTTGATGTAGTGGACGGCAATCCCAATGGTGACCCCGATGCGGGCAATCTTCCTCGTGTTGATGCCGAAACAGGTCAGGGACTTGTAACTGACGTATGTCTTAAACGTAAAGTAAGAAACTACGTGCAAGCAATCAAGAATTTGGCAGAAGGGTATGATATATTCATCAAGGAGAAAGCCGTACTTAACAAATTGATTGACGACTCGTATGAAGACGAAAGCGTCAAGAGCAGAGACAAGTCCGACGCCAAACGCGATGCAGCGCGTAACGTGATGTGTAGAAAATACTATGATATTCGCACATTCGGTGCTGTCATGTCAACAGGAAAGAATGCCGGTCAGGTACGCGGCCCCATTCAGATGACTTTTGCGCGTTCCATTGATTCCATTGCTACAGCAGAGCACTCCATCACCAGAATGGCCGTGGCTACAGAAAAAGATTCCGAGAAGCAAAATGGGGACAACAGAACCATGGGACGCAAGGCCACTGTACCCTATGCCCTCTATGCCTGTCATGGATTCATCTCTGCCAATCTTGCCAAACAGACCGGCTTTGACGAAGGTGACCTGAGTCTGTTCTGGGAGGCTTTGAAGAATATGTTTGACATTGACCGGTCGGCAGCACGCGGACTGATGAGTGCACAGAAACTCATCGTTTTCAAACACAGTTCTATCCTTGGAAACGCACCGGCCAATCAATTGTTCGACCTTGTAAAAGTGGAGAAGAGGACTGACCAGACTCCCCGCTCTGTGGCAGATTACAGCATCACAATTGACAGAGACCACGTCCCCGAAGGAGTAGAGGTTGAAGAGTTTATCTAA
- the cas8c gene encoding type I-C CRISPR-associated protein Cas8c/Csd1 → MILKALYDYYDRCGNLPELGMELKELSFLIVIDKDGHFVRLEDRRTDAKRAQMFLVPRSVGRSNAPRTNFLWDNPAYVLGISDANFPYDQSKLSNAKIAEKEKSRDKERIKNKKCHDTFLQLVKDLHQKFPNRYDISALHTFYQSKSILEDMKADSLWTEFQKNLIKNISFLIEGDTQILPEKKELLSNASADEQDAKEGNCLISGKKGNIVETTTATPIPNSQATAKLVSFQVNSGYDSYGKQKGFNAPISAEAEFKYTTALNAMLSRDSHNKFLIGNRSFVFWASANDEVGLGAENSLFSLIGFADADDPNRNIENAKKLLNSIYSGSLKTSLDDKFYILGLAPNSARIAVTYWSEQPLRQFAEMILRHFDDMEIVDNRKEKKPYIGLHSMLSAVTLGGKSSDATPNLPDAVVKSIFQGLPYPYTLFASCIRRIRCEQEIGITRAAILKAYLNRKTDQNKKIIAMLDKENTNQGYLCGRLFAVLDKIQSDANNIHSIKERYMNAASTTPASVFATILNLSSHHSEKLSEGSKVFYEKIKQEIVDKINSNGFPAHLDLQDQGRFFVGYYHQTQWFYTAKEEK, encoded by the coding sequence ATGATTCTTAAGGCATTATATGATTATTATGATAGGTGTGGAAATCTGCCAGAATTGGGTATGGAACTTAAAGAGCTGTCCTTTCTCATCGTTATTGACAAGGATGGACACTTTGTGCGACTTGAAGACAGGAGAACAGATGCCAAGAGAGCACAGATGTTTCTCGTACCAAGGTCTGTAGGACGCAGTAATGCCCCGCGAACGAATTTTCTATGGGATAACCCTGCATACGTATTAGGCATCTCTGACGCTAATTTTCCATACGACCAGTCAAAACTTAGCAATGCTAAGATTGCAGAGAAAGAGAAATCCAGGGACAAAGAACGTATTAAGAACAAAAAGTGCCATGATACTTTCTTACAGCTTGTCAAAGACCTTCACCAGAAGTTCCCGAATCGCTATGATATAAGTGCCTTACATACATTCTATCAGAGCAAAAGTATTTTAGAAGATATGAAGGCAGATTCTTTATGGACAGAATTCCAAAAGAACCTCATCAAGAATATCTCTTTCCTTATTGAAGGTGACACGCAAATATTGCCAGAAAAAAAAGAACTGCTCTCTAATGCATCTGCTGATGAACAAGATGCCAAGGAAGGCAATTGTCTTATTTCTGGGAAAAAGGGTAATATCGTTGAGACAACAACTGCAACCCCCATACCCAATAGTCAGGCAACCGCTAAACTCGTATCCTTCCAAGTTAATTCCGGCTATGACTCGTATGGAAAACAAAAGGGATTCAACGCACCAATATCAGCAGAGGCAGAGTTTAAATATACCACTGCATTAAACGCTATGCTTTCAAGAGATTCGCACAACAAGTTCTTAATAGGCAACCGTAGTTTCGTTTTCTGGGCCTCTGCCAATGACGAAGTAGGCCTTGGAGCAGAGAACTCTCTATTTAGCTTAATAGGATTTGCTGATGCCGATGACCCAAACAGAAATATAGAGAATGCCAAAAAGCTACTGAACTCTATTTATTCGGGAAGCCTGAAAACTTCTCTGGATGACAAGTTCTATATTCTTGGCTTGGCACCTAACAGTGCCCGCATTGCCGTCACTTATTGGTCAGAGCAACCTCTAAGGCAATTTGCGGAAATGATTCTCCGTCATTTTGATGACATGGAAATCGTTGATAATCGGAAAGAGAAGAAGCCATACATAGGGCTACATTCCATGCTTAGTGCCGTGACATTAGGTGGGAAATCTTCAGATGCCACACCCAATCTCCCGGATGCCGTGGTAAAGAGCATATTCCAAGGACTCCCCTATCCATACACCCTGTTTGCCAGCTGTATCCGCAGAATCAGGTGCGAACAGGAAATTGGCATCACTCGTGCTGCCATTCTGAAAGCATATTTGAATAGGAAAACAGATCAGAACAAAAAAATAATTGCTATGTTAGACAAAGAAAACACCAACCAAGGCTACCTCTGTGGCCGATTATTCGCAGTTCTTGACAAGATACAGTCAGATGCGAATAACATTCATTCTATCAAGGAGAGGTACATGAATGCTGCAAGTACAACACCAGCTTCCGTTTTTGCAACCATCTTGAACCTTTCTTCCCATCATTCAGAAAAACTTAGTGAAGGAAGCAAGGTGTTTTATGAAAAAATAAAACAAGAGATTGTCGACAAGATTAATTCCAACGGTTTTCCTGCCCACTTGGACTTGCAAGACCAGGGCAGATTCTTTGTCGGATACTATCATCAGACACAATGGTTCTATACTGCGAAAGAAGAGAAATAA
- the cas4 gene encoding CRISPR-associated protein Cas4, translating into MYTDDEMLMLSGIQHYRFCPRQWALIHIEQQWEDNRLTTEGHILHRHVDDPFYRQKCGDYICLRSVSVGSHKLGLYGVTDVVELHPADDEHNSILHPNYPGRWTPYPVEYKHGKPKKNQIDEVQLTAQAICLEEAYNIRIREGALFYAETKRREKVIFTQQLRDIVKQCADEMHAIYETTNLPQADYRPCCNNCSLLNICMPMKKKVKNASFYIKRNLYEETT; encoded by the coding sequence ATGTACACAGATGACGAAATGCTTATGTTATCGGGGATTCAACACTATCGGTTCTGTCCCCGACAGTGGGCATTGATACATATCGAGCAACAGTGGGAAGACAACCGTCTCACAACAGAAGGACATATCCTGCACAGACATGTTGATGACCCTTTCTACCGACAGAAATGCGGAGACTATATATGTCTCCGCTCTGTCAGCGTAGGATCTCATAAGTTAGGACTTTATGGCGTGACTGATGTTGTGGAACTTCATCCTGCGGATGATGAGCATAACAGCATCTTACATCCTAATTATCCTGGCAGATGGACTCCCTACCCTGTGGAATACAAGCATGGGAAACCAAAGAAAAACCAAATAGATGAGGTACAGCTCACTGCCCAAGCAATATGTTTGGAAGAAGCCTACAATATCCGGATTAGGGAAGGTGCACTATTTTATGCCGAAACCAAAAGACGCGAGAAAGTTATTTTCACACAGCAACTTCGTGACATAGTAAAGCAATGCGCTGACGAAATGCACGCCATCTATGAAACTACAAACTTACCACAGGCAGATTATCGTCCATGTTGCAACAACTGTTCACTGTTAAATATATGTATGCCCATGAAAAAGAAAGTAAAAAATGCTTCCTTCTATATAAAAAGAAATTTGTATGAGGAAACTACTTAA
- the istA gene encoding IS21 family transposase, with amino-acid sequence MNKRIKNILRCYAAGMGIKETASTFHTSRNTVRKYVRLFLSSGKSIDHLLSLSEEQLHEMFGGTESRRREPSSKRIELEALLPGYVSRLTRKGMSVRKLFKEYHAEYPDGLQLSSFKRAVRQYKFHIKVVGHVEHYAADQMYVDFAGDRLEVVDEMTGETKKAEVFVAVLPFSHYTYCEAVWSQRKEDLIRGCENAMQYFEGVPAAIVPDNLKAAVTRSDRNEPVINDDFAAFAEHYGCAVYPARVRHPKDKALVENTVKLLYRSVYLDIEGMTFSSLDGLNTAIRISLLDFNEKVMAGREASRKEMFLRGEKDYLRPLPKKRYVMKERKLMTVGKNSYVSLFRHHYSVPKEYAGRRVTILYDADTVEIYCSMNLVAIHDRCDIPYTYSWKKEHNLPGHYGPYDKDLEELFRRASEIDNIVLNYLREVERVMQYPPKAFRSCRGILTLEKKYGRDRLVAACACAEQKLQYGYQALREVLELGEDADFLPDEDGRIQPDMTSPTPLTHKNIRGRDYYRKDKQEQ; translated from the coding sequence ATGAATAAAAGAATCAAGAACATTTTAAGATGTTATGCGGCAGGGATGGGTATCAAGGAAACGGCATCCACGTTCCATACTTCCCGTAACACTGTCCGCAAGTATGTCCGTCTGTTCCTTTCAAGTGGGAAAAGCATCGATCATCTTCTCTCCCTTTCCGAGGAGCAGTTGCATGAGATGTTTGGCGGTACGGAATCCCGACGTCGGGAGCCTTCTTCCAAAAGGATTGAATTAGAGGCTTTGCTTCCCGGATATGTATCCCGCCTGACACGCAAAGGGATGAGTGTCAGAAAACTGTTTAAGGAGTATCATGCTGAATATCCTGACGGTCTTCAGCTGTCTTCCTTCAAGCGGGCAGTCCGCCAGTACAAGTTCCACATCAAGGTCGTCGGCCATGTCGAGCACTATGCCGCCGACCAGATGTATGTTGATTTTGCCGGTGACAGGCTTGAAGTTGTCGATGAGATGACAGGCGAGACGAAGAAGGCCGAGGTCTTTGTCGCTGTCCTGCCGTTCAGTCATTATACCTACTGTGAGGCCGTATGGTCACAACGCAAGGAAGACCTGATAAGGGGATGTGAGAACGCCATGCAATATTTTGAGGGTGTCCCGGCGGCCATCGTTCCCGACAATCTGAAAGCAGCTGTCACACGGAGCGACCGTAACGAGCCGGTCATCAATGATGATTTCGCCGCCTTTGCCGAGCATTACGGTTGTGCGGTCTATCCTGCCCGTGTACGCCACCCCAAGGACAAGGCCCTGGTTGAGAATACCGTGAAACTTCTCTACCGTTCCGTTTACCTTGACATAGAGGGGATGACATTCTCCAGCCTGGACGGTCTCAATACCGCCATCCGTATTTCCCTGCTTGATTTCAACGAAAAGGTGATGGCCGGTCGGGAGGCGTCACGTAAGGAGATGTTCCTGCGTGGAGAGAAAGACTATCTCCGTCCGCTTCCTAAGAAACGCTACGTGATGAAAGAGAGAAAACTCATGACCGTGGGCAAGAACTCCTACGTCTCGTTGTTCAGGCACCATTACAGTGTCCCGAAGGAATATGCAGGAAGGCGTGTGACGATTCTCTATGATGCCGATACGGTGGAAATATACTGTAGCATGAACCTTGTCGCCATCCACGACCGCTGTGACATACCCTACACCTATTCATGGAAAAAGGAGCACAACCTGCCGGGGCACTATGGTCCTTATGACAAGGATCTTGAGGAACTCTTCCGACGTGCCTCGGAAATAGACAATATCGTATTGAATTATCTCCGGGAAGTGGAGCGTGTCATGCAATATCCTCCAAAAGCGTTCAGATCCTGTCGGGGCATACTGACGCTGGAGAAAAAATACGGCCGTGACCGTTTGGTCGCTGCCTGCGCCTGCGCAGAACAGAAGCTACAATACGGGTATCAGGCCTTACGCGAGGTGCTTGAACTGGGAGAAGACGCGGATTTCCTTCCTGATGAGGACGGGAGGATACAGCCTGACATGACATCCCCGACACCACTGACCCACAAGAATATACGTGGACGTGACTATTACAGAAAAGACAAACAGGAACAATAA
- the cas5c gene encoding type I-C CRISPR-associated protein Cas5c, which translates to MEHFDKEFTLEVWGPIACFTRPELKVERVSYDVITPSAARAIFEAIFWKPAIRWQVTRIEVLNDIKWTSVRRNEVGAVTGKTPIIIEDDKRQQKNTLMLKDVRYRISAKLVFIPKHDRKYGESKNPEIDQKEQNHLHKDENPGKYNAMFERRASKGQCFNQPYLGTRECAASFRLIYPETDLLNAPIQESRDLGIMLYDMDFAHNNEKPEAMFYRAKMEYGVIQVPELNSEEVLR; encoded by the coding sequence ATGGAACATTTTGACAAGGAGTTTACATTGGAGGTGTGGGGGCCTATTGCCTGCTTCACACGACCAGAACTGAAAGTAGAACGCGTAAGCTATGATGTCATCACCCCCTCAGCAGCACGCGCCATCTTTGAGGCAATATTTTGGAAACCTGCCATTCGCTGGCAAGTGACAAGAATCGAAGTACTCAACGATATCAAATGGACATCTGTCAGAAGAAACGAGGTGGGTGCCGTTACCGGCAAAACACCTATTATAATCGAGGACGATAAAAGACAACAAAAGAATACACTGATGCTGAAGGATGTGAGATACCGCATCAGTGCAAAGCTTGTATTTATTCCTAAGCATGACCGCAAATACGGGGAAAGTAAAAATCCAGAGATAGACCAAAAAGAGCAGAACCATCTGCACAAAGATGAGAATCCGGGTAAATACAACGCCATGTTCGAGCGTCGTGCGTCCAAGGGCCAGTGCTTTAATCAGCCCTATTTAGGCACACGTGAATGTGCAGCATCATTTAGGCTGATATATCCTGAAACAGACCTATTGAATGCCCCTATCCAAGAAAGCCGAGACTTAGGCATCATGCTGTATGACATGGACTTTGCCCATAACAATGAAAAGCCCGAAGCCATGTTCTATAGGGCAAAAATGGAGTACGGTGTTATTCAAGTTCCAGAATTAAACAGTGAGGAGGTATTGAGATGA
- a CDS encoding ISL3 family transposase, whose protein sequence is MNSSFLYHAWGLYNHKCTREEYKGNTIILHVEAKERQNECPKCGCRHLVKNGYRMRDFIGLPVGGKKVIVRMKVQRYKCKNKDCDYDRQENIPFATGNCSYTHRFARYVVGLLKAMTLKDAANLLGVTWDTIKDIHSRYLEYHYTPPSLEGVDCIGIDEFAVRRGHIYKTIVVDLRSGRIIYVGEGKGADALNGFWKRVKRKGIDIKYVTTDLSAAFISSVYEHCPNALHVFDHFHVVKLMNEKLDDIRRVQYNMEKDINKRKVLKGTRYLLLSNGEDIFDKEYKTRLDNALDMNKPLSQAYYLKEQLREFWTQINKEEAEKVMLDWVNQAKESEVPQLMKMAATIMAHRTGILAWYDCHISTGKVEGINNKIKVMKRNAYGFRDERYFELRLYALHDCRITRNVG, encoded by the coding sequence ATGAACAGCAGTTTTCTATATCATGCGTGGGGGCTATACAATCACAAATGCACCCGTGAGGAATACAAAGGTAATACAATTATTCTGCATGTTGAAGCAAAAGAACGTCAAAATGAGTGTCCCAAGTGCGGATGCCGCCATTTGGTGAAGAATGGTTACCGTATGCGTGACTTTATCGGTCTTCCTGTTGGCGGCAAAAAGGTGATAGTCCGCATGAAAGTACAACGCTACAAGTGTAAGAACAAGGATTGTGATTACGACCGCCAAGAGAATATCCCCTTCGCCACAGGCAATTGCAGCTACACCCACCGTTTCGCAAGGTACGTGGTCGGATTGTTAAAGGCAATGACTTTGAAAGATGCGGCCAACCTGTTGGGAGTAACATGGGACACCATCAAAGACATACATAGCCGGTATTTGGAATACCATTACACCCCTCCTTCGTTGGAGGGTGTGGATTGTATCGGCATAGACGAGTTCGCCGTAAGAAGAGGGCACATATACAAGACAATAGTTGTCGACCTGAGGAGCGGACGTATCATATATGTTGGCGAAGGCAAAGGAGCTGATGCCTTGAACGGCTTTTGGAAAAGGGTAAAGCGAAAAGGCATTGACATCAAGTATGTTACCACAGACCTTTCTGCGGCATTCATTTCGTCCGTATATGAACATTGTCCCAATGCGCTTCATGTTTTTGACCATTTCCACGTGGTCAAGCTCATGAACGAAAAGCTGGATGACATACGCAGAGTACAGTACAACATGGAAAAGGATATCAATAAGCGGAAGGTCCTCAAAGGCACGAGATACCTCCTGTTAAGCAATGGTGAGGACATCTTTGACAAGGAATATAAAACGAGGCTTGACAATGCTCTGGACATGAACAAGCCTCTCTCGCAGGCATATTACCTCAAGGAGCAGCTCCGGGAATTTTGGACACAGATCAACAAGGAAGAGGCGGAGAAAGTAATGCTGGATTGGGTAAACCAGGCTAAAGAGAGCGAAGTGCCACAGCTGATGAAAATGGCTGCAACCATTATGGCGCATCGAACGGGAATACTCGCATGGTACGACTGCCATATCTCTACCGGCAAAGTGGAGGGCATCAACAATAAGATAAAAGTAATGAAAAGGAATGCGTACGGATTCAGGGATGAACGATACTTTGAGCTTAGGCTTTATGCACTACACGACTGCCGTATCACTCGAAATGTCGGATGA
- the istB gene encoding IS21-like element helper ATPase IstB encodes MEINNKTAPVTGQQDQNTISLDLMSRMKLHGMAEAFRESLAGTTPQSMTADTFLSMLLAREWDYRAQAAIVRLTKNAAFRYKAYLEQIDYATNRGLERNQMERLATLDFVHKGQNLFITGSSGTGKSYLACALGHEACKRGFRTFYANAPKLLGALKVAKVKGTLETELKKIERCQLLILDDLFLVPLDAKERPILLEIIEDRHERKSTIITSQYPSSNWYDMVGDPTIADAILDRIIHTAHTIELYGESMRKLRSKKN; translated from the coding sequence ATGGAAATAAATAATAAGACAGCTCCCGTAACGGGACAACAAGACCAGAACACCATATCACTGGATTTGATGAGCCGCATGAAATTACACGGTATGGCGGAGGCTTTCAGGGAAAGCCTTGCCGGCACCACTCCACAGTCCATGACCGCGGACACCTTCCTTTCCATGCTCCTTGCACGCGAATGGGATTACCGTGCCCAGGCTGCCATAGTGCGGCTTACTAAGAATGCGGCGTTCCGATACAAGGCTTATCTCGAACAGATTGACTATGCCACAAACCGGGGCCTTGAGCGCAATCAGATGGAACGCCTCGCCACCCTTGACTTTGTACATAAGGGGCAGAACCTCTTCATTACCGGCTCTTCAGGTACAGGGAAAAGCTATCTGGCATGTGCCCTTGGCCACGAGGCATGCAAAAGGGGATTCCGTACTTTCTATGCCAATGCACCCAAACTGCTTGGTGCACTGAAGGTTGCCAAAGTCAAAGGTACACTTGAAACTGAGCTCAAGAAGATTGAGCGTTGCCAGTTACTCATCCTTGACGACCTGTTTCTTGTACCTCTTGATGCCAAGGAACGTCCCATCCTGCTCGAAATTATTGAGGACAGGCATGAAAGGAAATCCACTATCATAACCTCGCAGTACCCATCGTCCAACTGGTATGACATGGTTGGTGATCCGACAATAGCCGACGCCATCCTTGACCGAATCATTCATACGGCCCATACCATTGAGTTGTACGGTGAAAGTATGCGCAAGTTAAGGTCTAAGAAAAACTAG
- a CDS encoding CRISPR-associated helicase/endonuclease Cas3, with amino-acid sequence MFISHLYQEQDGHWVKQSNEKHSKGVAERCKTFASKFGMGNWGVVMGLLHDKGKEQRTFQEHIKKASGMEPAIRVSGDYHHAYVGALIAQKYYPQAAMLFANPLMGHHRGLYDEGEKKELLKKTIPEDVDEKCLFDIKLTIPPLPFQPKDLHHLERMLYSCLVDADYLDTESFMHPKTAALRGNHTQLGELLEKLETRLESFKQITPETEVNIIRNYVQQQCRLSSEREKGFYSLTVPTGGGKTLSSVLWALRHAVQNGQDRIIIAIPYTSIIIQTAHILKDILGEENVLEHHSNMNHEGNENENETEEQYRIKLATENWDYPVIVTTTVELFESLFSNKPSRCRKLHNIVNSVVVLDEVQTLPVNYLQPIVDSLDTLKRIFGCSILFTTASLPVLVGNHRGTNYQHVFQGLPDIHEIIPTEANLHEKLRRVKLVVDNAPSSYDDIAKRIAEFDRVLCIVNTRRDAKELYDRLSKDGLCLHLSRMMCPAHVQDTLRLLKEYLNNPGQRVIRVIATQLIEAGIDIDFPVVFRQEAGLDSILQAAGRCNREGKQDISPTYVFSLAAEHPLPKGFMTQTNNARLALPPELDWFAPAAMRQYFEQLFSRSCTFDKADILQLLYKQQMQFETAAHNFQLIEDNSISVIINWHNSMELVTQLKDKGISYRLLKRLAQYSVNIKTSDFRKLAEAGALEEVVKGVYCVESPSFYHDNTGLTIENQWLEEILIK; translated from the coding sequence ATGTTCATTTCACATCTTTACCAAGAACAAGACGGTCATTGGGTAAAACAATCCAATGAGAAGCATTCTAAAGGAGTGGCAGAGCGGTGTAAGACGTTCGCATCCAAGTTTGGCATGGGCAACTGGGGAGTGGTGATGGGGCTACTCCACGACAAGGGAAAAGAACAACGTACGTTTCAAGAGCACATCAAGAAAGCAAGTGGAATGGAGCCCGCCATCAGAGTGTCCGGTGACTATCACCACGCTTACGTGGGGGCATTGATAGCACAGAAATATTATCCTCAAGCTGCAATGCTCTTTGCAAACCCACTGATGGGTCATCATCGGGGACTTTACGACGAAGGCGAGAAAAAAGAACTGTTGAAGAAAACCATTCCCGAGGACGTTGATGAGAAGTGCTTGTTTGACATCAAACTGACCATCCCTCCTCTTCCCTTTCAGCCTAAAGACCTACATCACTTGGAGAGGATGTTATATAGTTGCCTTGTTGATGCAGATTATCTTGATACAGAATCCTTTATGCATCCAAAAACGGCCGCACTCAGAGGCAATCATACACAATTAGGGGAACTGTTGGAGAAGTTAGAAACAAGGTTGGAAAGCTTCAAACAAATCACTCCAGAAACAGAAGTGAACATTATCCGAAACTATGTACAGCAACAGTGCCGACTGTCAAGTGAACGTGAGAAAGGTTTCTACAGCCTCACGGTTCCGACCGGCGGAGGAAAAACCTTGTCGTCAGTTCTGTGGGCATTGCGCCATGCAGTACAAAACGGTCAGGACAGAATCATCATTGCCATACCATATACAAGTATCATCATACAGACCGCCCATATACTCAAAGACATTTTGGGAGAGGAGAATGTGTTGGAGCATCACTCCAACATGAACCACGAGGGCAACGAAAATGAAAATGAAACAGAGGAACAATACCGAATAAAACTGGCAACTGAAAACTGGGATTACCCAGTCATCGTGACCACCACAGTGGAACTCTTTGAATCATTGTTCAGCAATAAGCCATCCCGATGCAGAAAACTACATAACATTGTCAACAGCGTAGTGGTTCTTGATGAAGTGCAAACCTTACCCGTCAACTATCTTCAACCTATCGTTGACTCACTGGACACATTGAAACGTATCTTTGGTTGTTCAATACTATTCACCACGGCCAGCCTGCCGGTGTTGGTTGGGAATCACCGGGGAACTAATTACCAGCACGTATTCCAAGGTTTGCCAGACATCCATGAAATTATCCCTACTGAAGCTAACCTCCACGAGAAACTAAGGCGGGTAAAATTGGTTGTTGACAATGCTCCCTCCTCATACGATGATATAGCAAAGCGGATTGCGGAATTCGACCGCGTGCTCTGCATTGTCAACACTCGCCGGGATGCCAAGGAACTGTATGACAGGTTATCCAAAGACGGTCTCTGCCTACACCTGTCAAGGATGATGTGCCCTGCCCATGTCCAAGATACTTTACGCCTGCTTAAAGAATACTTGAATAACCCTGGCCAACGTGTGATAAGGGTCATTGCCACCCAACTGATTGAAGCAGGCATCGACATAGACTTCCCTGTGGTGTTCCGACAAGAAGCAGGATTGGACTCTATTCTTCAAGCTGCAGGTCGATGCAACAGAGAGGGAAAGCAAGACATCTCGCCTACCTATGTATTTAGTCTTGCGGCAGAGCATCCTTTACCGAAAGGCTTTATGACTCAAACCAACAATGCACGTCTGGCCTTGCCTCCCGAACTGGACTGGTTTGCACCGGCAGCGATGCGACAATACTTTGAGCAACTGTTTAGCCGCTCCTGCACATTTGACAAGGCAGACATCCTACAGTTGCTGTACAAACAACAGATGCAGTTTGAAACGGCTGCTCACAACTTCCAGCTTATAGAAGACAATTCTATCTCTGTCATCATCAATTGGCATAACAGCATGGAACTTGTTACCCAATTGAAAGACAAGGGGATTTCCTACCGACTCCTGAAAAGATTGGCACAATACAGTGTAAACATAAAAACCAGCGATTTCAGGAAGCTGGCAGAGGCCGGAGCTTTAGAAGAAGTTGTCAAAGGTGTATATTGCGTGGAAAGTCCGTCATTCTACCACGACAATACAGGACTGACGATAGAAAATCAATGGTTAGAAGAAATACTAATAAAATAG